In one window of Methanolobus mangrovi DNA:
- the mtaC gene encoding methanol--corrinoid protein MtaC: MDIDPSKILVRYNVAKEKAQSPEELAAEMFPTAEPARSICAAIFDGEEDDVIEGLEKAIEGGADPIALIDDVLMVGMKITTDLYDQGVIFLPNVMMSADAMLEGIEFCKEQGGSSPKPKGKVVCHVAEGDVHDIGKTIVAALLRAAGYEVVDLGRDVPVDEVIAAVKKESPMMLTGTALMTTTMYAFKEVNDRLLESGIKIPFQCGGGAVNQDFVTQYELGVYGEEAADAPKMADAIVAGKGLAQLKETFHKH; encoded by the coding sequence ATGGATATAGACCCAAGTAAAATATTAGTAAGGTACAATGTTGCTAAAGAAAAAGCACAGTCACCAGAAGAGTTAGCAGCTGAGATGTTCCCAACTGCAGAACCAGCAAGGTCAATCTGTGCTGCAATCTTTGATGGAGAAGAAGACGACGTAATCGAAGGCCTTGAGAAGGCAATCGAGGGCGGAGCAGACCCAATAGCACTTATTGATGATGTGCTCATGGTCGGAATGAAGATCACAACAGACCTGTATGACCAGGGTGTAATCTTCCTGCCAAACGTTATGATGTCAGCAGATGCAATGCTCGAGGGTATCGAGTTCTGTAAAGAACAGGGCGGTTCATCACCAAAACCAAAAGGAAAGGTTGTCTGCCACGTAGCAGAAGGTGACGTACACGACATCGGTAAGACAATTGTAGCAGCACTCCTCAGAGCAGCTGGATATGAAGTAGTAGACCTTGGACGTGACGTACCTGTCGATGAAGTTATCGCAGCTGTAAAGAAGGAAAGCCCAATGATGCTTACCGGAACAGCATTGATGACAACAACAATGTATGCATTCAAAGAAGTCAATGACAGACTCCTCGAGTCTGGTATCAAGATACCATTCCAGTGTGGTGGCGGAGCAGTAAACCAGGACTTCGTAACCCAGTATGAACTCGGAGTATATGGAGAAGAAGCAGCAGATGCACCAAAGATGGCAGACGCAATCGTTGCCGGAAAAGGACTTGCACAACTGAAGGAAACCTTCCACAAACACTAA
- a CDS encoding GTP-binding protein — MKILVVGGFLGSGKTSTIIRLGTEFSKAGQKVAIIVNEIGEVGIDGDVISKYGLDMTELTSGCICCSLKVNMKVTLTLLEKDYKPDIVLIEPTGIAFPQLIKNEINLMDLKNTTIQPLVTLIDGSRFKQLMKEAKNFAMRQIIDAEILCINKIDLIEKIRVPIIEASVQQLNPTAKVILLSASLEDEHWHDFVKLAMGDEPTQQEMRELKTTSADTKEIDETTGAPVQESLDSIEASGIASYATEYMINDRITADLAQNVAKDIMDAIKSKVMELSPEFVGHIKLFIESESNTFKTNLTAYDQDVTTEVIDTVTGDMPRLKVLSAVSSIDHEKLVHIVNDTISEKLNDNMINFRHNKPHGHEHNHGHPKPINLINNN, encoded by the coding sequence ATGAAAATACTCGTAGTCGGTGGATTTTTAGGTAGTGGAAAGACTTCCACCATCATAAGATTAGGAACAGAATTCAGTAAAGCTGGTCAGAAAGTTGCCATTATTGTGAATGAGATCGGCGAAGTGGGTATTGATGGAGATGTAATCTCAAAGTACGGCCTGGACATGACCGAACTTACAAGTGGCTGTATTTGCTGCTCACTGAAGGTTAATATGAAAGTTACATTGACCCTTCTGGAAAAAGATTACAAACCAGATATAGTACTCATTGAACCTACCGGAATAGCATTCCCACAGCTCATCAAGAATGAGATCAATTTGATGGACCTAAAGAACACTACCATACAGCCTCTTGTTACACTGATAGATGGTAGCAGGTTTAAACAATTAATGAAAGAAGCCAAGAATTTTGCTATGCGTCAGATCATCGATGCAGAGATATTATGCATCAATAAGATCGACCTGATAGAGAAGATACGAGTACCTATCATTGAGGCTTCCGTACAACAATTGAACCCAACTGCAAAGGTCATACTGCTTTCTGCATCCCTGGAAGATGAACACTGGCATGACTTTGTGAAACTGGCAATGGGCGATGAACCCACCCAACAGGAAATGCGCGAGTTAAAAACAACAAGTGCAGATACGAAAGAGATCGATGAGACCACAGGGGCACCGGTCCAGGAGAGTCTCGATTCCATTGAAGCATCAGGCATAGCCAGCTACGCTACAGAATATATGATAAATGACAGAATTACCGCAGACCTTGCACAAAACGTTGCTAAGGACATAATGGATGCCATCAAATCAAAAGTTATGGAACTAAGTCCGGAATTTGTGGGACATATCAAGTTGTTCATAGAATCTGAATCAAATACATTCAAGACGAACCTAACTGCTTACGACCAGGATGTGACAACCGAAGTTATTGATACTGTCACCGGAGACATGCCCCGACTCAAGGTACTCTCCGCAGTTTCAAGTATAGACCATGAAAAGCTTGTACACATAGTAAATGATACAATTTCAGAGAAGCTGAATGACAACATGATCAATTTCAGGCACAATAAGCCACATGGACATGAGCATAACCATGGGCACCCAAAGCCAATTAACCTAATCAATAACAATTGA